A single genomic interval of Spinacia oleracea cultivar Varoflay chromosome 6, BTI_SOV_V1, whole genome shotgun sequence harbors:
- the LOC110804289 gene encoding protein BRICK 1, whose product MAKAGGITNAVNVGIAVQADWENREFISHISLNIHRLFDFLVQFEATTKSKLSALNEKLDTLERRLELLEVQVSTASANPSVFK is encoded by the exons atGGCGAAAGCTGGAGGAATCACAAATGCAGTGAACGTAGGGATTGCAGTGCAAGCAGATTGGGAAAATCGGGAGTTCATTTCTCATATCTCCCTCAACATTCATCGTCTTTTCGATTTCCTTGTCCAATTTG AGGCTACAACAAAGAGTAAATTGTCAGCACTGAATGAGAAGCTTGATACACTAGAGCGGCGTCTTGAACTGCTTGAAGTCCAAGTGAGTACTGCGTCAGCTAACCCTTCTGTTTTCAAGTGA